Proteins found in one Geomonas subterranea genomic segment:
- a CDS encoding DedA family protein — protein MQELFKEYLQLHGYWVLFLGTFLEGEAILIFAGFLAFQGYLDIYLVMFSALVGSFLGDQFYFHIGRTRGPQLLRLFTTFARKFKKALRLIERYGTFVAFVSRYTYGFRIVLPVILGMTTFPSRRFLYLNFLSALTWAIIFSLAGYLFGKTASLFIADLQSYEPYLMLVLAGIIACLWSSHFVVQRWRKRHARARLKRIKSRPRRPKANHNHR, from the coding sequence ATGCAGGAACTGTTCAAAGAATACCTGCAGCTGCACGGTTACTGGGTGCTCTTCCTGGGGACTTTCCTGGAAGGGGAGGCCATCCTCATCTTCGCGGGGTTCCTCGCCTTCCAGGGGTACCTGGATATCTACCTGGTCATGTTCTCCGCGCTGGTCGGTTCCTTCCTGGGAGACCAGTTCTATTTTCATATCGGCCGCACCAGGGGGCCGCAGCTATTGCGGCTGTTCACCACCTTCGCCAGGAAATTCAAGAAGGCCCTGCGGCTCATCGAGCGCTACGGAACCTTCGTTGCCTTCGTCTCGCGGTACACCTACGGTTTCCGCATCGTGCTGCCGGTCATCCTGGGCATGACCACCTTTCCCTCGCGCCGTTTCCTCTACCTGAACTTCCTTTCCGCCCTTACCTGGGCCATCATCTTTTCCCTGGCGGGATATCTCTTCGGCAAGACCGCCTCTCTTTTCATCGCCGACCTGCAAAGTTACGAGCCCTACCTGATGCTCGTGCTGGCCGGGATCATCGCCTGTCTGTGGTCGAGCCATTTCGTGGTGCAGAGGTGGCGCAAGCGGCACGCCAGGGCAAGGCTCAAGCGGATCAAGTCACGTCCCCGTCGTCCCAAAGCAAACCACAACCACCGCTAG
- a CDS encoding L,D-transpeptidase has product MLRKVLAFVVLVLLFSIVVYNPSATSEPGANPQDPAKEDLSRVEYPSLAKIPWRAHFMEPQETLESLFGADWVTVARFNRIDRRHVYPGMTIKVPVDLAAARSYTPMPEEYAEAKRYGKYILIDMTEQWMGAYENGKLKFSAPAATGAPGHETPVGVFRIDARHRNHTSSLYKTEDESGQYPMDNAMRFHIGPDNVSYWIHARDLPGKPASHGCVGLYDEGMQNRVYGIPDKPQLIDSQKFYAWAVGENEYEEDTGDLEELEDAPVVEVRGTNPVYRK; this is encoded by the coding sequence ATGTTACGTAAGGTTCTGGCTTTTGTTGTCCTCGTACTCCTCTTTTCCATCGTGGTTTACAACCCCTCCGCCACTTCCGAGCCGGGAGCGAACCCGCAGGATCCGGCCAAGGAGGACCTCTCCCGGGTAGAATACCCGAGCCTCGCCAAGATCCCCTGGCGCGCCCACTTCATGGAGCCGCAGGAAACGCTGGAATCCCTTTTCGGAGCCGACTGGGTCACCGTGGCCCGCTTCAACCGCATCGACCGGCGCCACGTCTATCCCGGCATGACCATCAAGGTCCCGGTCGACCTCGCCGCCGCCCGCAGCTACACCCCGATGCCCGAGGAGTACGCTGAGGCGAAGCGCTACGGCAAGTACATCCTGATCGACATGACCGAGCAGTGGATGGGCGCCTACGAAAACGGCAAACTCAAGTTTTCCGCCCCCGCCGCGACCGGTGCCCCCGGCCATGAGACACCCGTCGGGGTCTTCCGCATCGACGCCCGCCACCGCAACCACACCTCCTCCCTCTACAAGACCGAAGACGAAAGCGGCCAGTACCCGATGGACAACGCCATGCGCTTCCACATCGGTCCCGACAACGTCTCCTACTGGATCCATGCCCGCGACTTGCCCGGCAAACCCGCTTCGCACGGCTGCGTGGGGCTCTACGACGAGGGGATGCAGAACCGCGTGTACGGCATCCCTGACAAGCCGCAGCTGATCGACTCGCAGAAGTTTTACGCCTGGGCGGTCGGGGAGAACGAGTACGAGGAGGATACAGGGGACCTGGAGGAACTGGAGGACGCACCGGTCGTCGAAGTCCGGGGCACCAACCCCGTTTACCGGAAATAA
- the meaB gene encoding methylmalonyl Co-A mutase-associated GTPase MeaB: MTLAERVLDGDIRAAARLMRDIDDRFKSAIEELKSLYPHTGNAYIIGITGPPGAGKSTLVDQIVSAYRKKDLLVGVVAIDPTSPFSGGAILGDRIRMNRHADDAGVFIRSLATRGALGGLSRSTTDVVNVMDAMGMDVIVIETVGVGQDEVDIVSTAHTTVVVMVPGLGDDIQAIKAGILEIGDVFVVNKADRDGAERTARELTTMLEMKHPDPAGWAPRVLQTEGARGVGIEALVEEFDAHHTYLKESGALQRLIEERNAKLFTDTLREELFETVFGAIKGSGKYDEILAGMRDKSTDPYSAVQEVMAGRAFS; encoded by the coding sequence ATGACCCTGGCCGAACGCGTGCTGGACGGCGACATACGCGCCGCTGCGCGCCTAATGCGCGACATCGATGACCGCTTCAAGAGCGCCATCGAAGAACTGAAGAGCCTCTACCCCCACACCGGCAACGCCTACATCATCGGCATCACCGGCCCCCCGGGGGCGGGCAAGTCCACCCTGGTGGACCAGATCGTCTCCGCCTACCGGAAGAAGGATCTCCTGGTCGGGGTGGTCGCCATCGACCCCACCAGCCCCTTCTCCGGCGGCGCCATCCTCGGCGACCGGATCAGGATGAACCGCCACGCCGACGACGCGGGGGTCTTCATCCGCAGCCTCGCCACGCGCGGGGCCCTGGGCGGTCTCTCGCGCTCGACCACCGACGTGGTCAACGTCATGGACGCAATGGGGATGGACGTCATCGTCATCGAGACGGTGGGGGTAGGGCAGGATGAGGTCGATATCGTGAGCACGGCCCATACCACGGTCGTGGTCATGGTCCCGGGGCTTGGCGACGACATCCAGGCCATCAAGGCCGGTATTCTCGAGATCGGCGACGTCTTCGTGGTCAACAAGGCCGACCGCGACGGGGCCGAGCGCACCGCGCGCGAGCTCACCACCATGCTGGAGATGAAGCACCCGGACCCCGCCGGATGGGCGCCGCGCGTCCTGCAGACCGAAGGGGCCCGGGGCGTCGGCATCGAAGCGCTGGTCGAGGAGTTCGACGCGCACCATACCTACCTGAAAGAGTCGGGGGCGCTGCAGCGCCTTATCGAGGAGCGCAACGCCAAGCTCTTCACCGATACGCTCAGGGAGGAACTCTTCGAGACCGTTTTCGGCGCCATCAAGGGGAGCGGCAAGTACGACGAGATCCTCGCCGGTATGCGCGACAAGAGCACCGACCCCTACAGCGCCGTACAGGAAGTCATGGCCGGACGCGCTTTTTCTTGA
- a CDS encoding cobalamin B12-binding domain-containing protein translates to MAERRIRVLVGKPGLDGHDRGAKIIARAFRDAGFEVIYTGLHQTPEQIVSAAIQEDVDLVALSILSGAHNTLLPAVREIMTEKGASDIVLMAGGVIPEDDIPGLKSAGIAEVFTPGTSTETIVGWVRDNITPHA, encoded by the coding sequence ATGGCTGAAAGAAGAATTCGCGTGCTGGTGGGAAAGCCTGGTCTTGACGGCCACGACAGGGGTGCCAAGATCATCGCCCGCGCCTTCCGCGATGCCGGTTTCGAGGTAATCTACACCGGTCTGCACCAGACCCCGGAGCAGATCGTCTCCGCCGCCATCCAGGAGGACGTTGACCTGGTAGCGCTCTCCATCCTCTCCGGCGCCCACAACACCCTGCTTCCCGCGGTCAGGGAGATCATGACCGAGAAGGGTGCTTCCGATATCGTGCTCATGGCTGGCGGCGTCATCCCGGAAGACGACATCCCGGGCCTCAAGTCCGCCGGCATCGCCGAGGTCTTTACCCCCGGCACCTCCACCGAGACCATCGTCGGCTGGGTCCGCGACAACATCACGCCCCACGCCTAA
- the cobO gene encoding cob(I)yrinic acid a,c-diamide adenosyltransferase, whose amino-acid sequence MKLERGLIQVYTGNGKGKTTASLGLALRAVGRELKVCMIQFMKGGGPYGEQMAAERLAPFLTIIQTGRPGWVNKDNPAQADKDLAAEALALATEKVCGGEYDLVILDEINGSVSMGLIPVEGVLELMASKPPQVELVLTGRNAHEKVIEAADLVTEMCEIKHYYKAGVNARVGIEK is encoded by the coding sequence TTGAAACTGGAACGCGGTCTTATTCAGGTGTATACCGGTAACGGCAAGGGGAAAACCACGGCCTCGCTGGGACTCGCCCTGCGCGCCGTCGGCCGAGAGCTCAAGGTCTGCATGATCCAGTTTATGAAGGGGGGAGGTCCTTACGGCGAGCAGATGGCGGCCGAGCGACTGGCTCCTTTCCTCACCATCATCCAGACCGGCCGCCCGGGATGGGTCAACAAGGACAATCCGGCCCAGGCCGACAAGGACCTTGCCGCCGAGGCGCTCGCGCTGGCGACGGAAAAGGTCTGCGGCGGCGAGTACGACCTCGTGATCCTTGATGAGATCAACGGCTCGGTCTCCATGGGACTCATCCCGGTGGAAGGTGTGCTGGAGCTTATGGCCAGCAAGCCGCCGCAGGTGGAACTGGTCCTTACCGGCCGCAACGCGCACGAGAAGGTCATCGAGGCGGCGGACCTGGTCACCGAGATGTGCGAGATCAAACATTATTACAAGGCCGGCGTCAACGCGCGCGTCGGCATCGAGAAATAA
- a CDS encoding helix-turn-helix domain-containing protein — translation MPTTKELLGMRIREVRRGCNLSQEQLAERVDVDPRYVSRIELGKSSPSLETMEAIANALRVEIRDLFEFGHLKEDARGIEQLEILLQELDEETRRMVIRITRAVTRAVKESV, via the coding sequence ATGCCGACCACGAAAGAGTTACTTGGAATGCGGATAAGGGAGGTTAGGAGGGGGTGCAACCTTTCTCAGGAGCAACTAGCGGAGAGAGTTGACGTAGACCCGCGTTATGTGAGCCGCATAGAGTTAGGCAAGAGTTCACCATCTTTGGAGACTATGGAAGCTATAGCAAACGCGTTGCGGGTTGAGATTCGAGATTTGTTCGAGTTCGGCCACCTAAAAGAGGATGCAAGGGGGATTGAACAGCTAGAAATCCTTCTACAGGAACTTGACGAGGAGACGCGCCGGATGGTTATACGAATCACACGAGCGGTAACGAGGGCAGTAAAGGAGAGCGTTTGA
- a CDS encoding helix-turn-helix transcriptional regulator: MSMTDQDIMNFKLMSKPPTTIPKRMKLTKTEKKVLNLLEKHGASEWPIPITQRQIGTETGLHLSQVWKALDGLRFKEYILAVKWGRFDIIAVIKGITKNSNATPKSI; this comes from the coding sequence ATGAGCATGACTGACCAGGATATAATGAATTTCAAACTGATGTCCAAGCCACCTACTACCATTCCCAAAAGAATGAAGCTGACGAAGACCGAAAAAAAGGTATTAAACCTTCTTGAAAAGCATGGGGCATCTGAATGGCCCATACCGATCACTCAGAGACAGATAGGGACAGAAACCGGATTGCACCTGTCACAAGTCTGGAAAGCCTTAGATGGTTTACGCTTTAAAGAATATATCCTTGCTGTGAAGTGGGGAAGATTCGACATAATAGCAGTAATAAAGGGTATTACCAAAAACTCCAACGCCACACCCAAAAGCATCTAA